One part of the Mycobacterium marinum genome encodes these proteins:
- a CDS encoding LpqN/LpqT family lipoprotein, translating to MKDLTAVLATAALSLTLVACGSGTTSDTKTSTSTSTSTSTSTTTSATSPTPGAQANYTIADYIRDNDIQETPVHHGDPGSPNIDLPVPDGWQLLPEGSGAPYGGIAYTQPADPSDPPTIVAILSKLTGNVEAAKILEFAPGELKNLPGYEGSNNGSASTLSGFQAWQLGGSYTKNGKQRAVAQKTVVIPSQDGLFVLQLDADALDSEQDVLMDATGVIDDQTKITP from the coding sequence ATGAAGGACCTCACCGCGGTGCTGGCAACTGCGGCGCTAAGCCTGACGCTGGTTGCCTGCGGGTCTGGCACGACGAGTGACACCAAGACCTCCACATCGACGTCCACGTCCACGTCGACGTCCACCACGACGTCGGCGACCAGCCCAACACCGGGCGCCCAAGCCAACTACACGATCGCTGACTACATCCGGGACAACGACATCCAGGAAACCCCCGTGCACCACGGCGACCCCGGATCCCCGAACATCGATCTGCCGGTGCCCGACGGCTGGCAACTGCTACCCGAAGGCTCGGGCGCACCCTACGGTGGCATCGCCTACACCCAACCCGCTGATCCCAGCGACCCGCCCACCATCGTGGCGATCTTGTCCAAACTCACCGGCAACGTCGAGGCCGCCAAGATTCTCGAATTCGCCCCGGGCGAGCTGAAAAACCTGCCCGGGTACGAGGGCAGCAACAACGGCAGTGCCTCCACACTCAGCGGCTTCCAGGCATGGCAGCTCGGCGGTTCCTACACCAAGAACGGCAAGCAGCGGGCGGTCGCGCAGAAGACGGTGGTGATCCCCAGCCAGGACGGCCTGTTCGTGCTTCAGCTCGACGCCGATGCCCTCGACAGCGAGCAAGACGTGTTGATGGATGCCACCGGCGTGATCGACGACCAGACCAAGATCACCCCCTAG
- a CDS encoding GH92 family glycosyl hydrolase codes for MRSPRLLRGLAALLAVLGLLLPLIAAAPPRAYDGEPSLVANPVDYVDTLVGTGTGGEIVGEINNFPGAAVPFGMVQYSPDTTDNYAGYDYQNPRSTGFSMTHASVGCAAFGDISVLPTTTAISAQPWRGAERIAHDDSEVGVPGYYSVHFPATGVTAELTATTRTGFGRFSYPRDGRPALLRVQSGASLAGNSRSTIQLGADNTTITGWATSGGFCGKNNTYTVYFAMKFNQPFISYGAWDGYAVYAGVRGAHSRRSGAYVEFPSGAALEVQTAISYVGIDGARANLAAEGAASFDDVRTAAAREWNAALLRIAVAGRDPDELVTFYSCLYRSLLHPNTFNDADGRYLGFDGAIHTVPQGHTQYANFSDWDTYRSLAALQGLLFPSQASDMAQSLVNDAEQSGAFPRWPLANSSTGMMTGDNAVPLIVNLYTFGAKDFDVHTALRYMVNAATRGGVGLNGYVERPGITTYQELGFGPQVSEFATGGRIAGASITLEWAIDDFTISRFAQALGDDKTAAEFQHRSQYWQNLFNPSTGFISPRDRMGFFPDGPGFTEIPEGFGQDGFDEGNAEQYLWMVPQNIAGLVTALGGRAAAENRLDRFTKKLNVGPNQPYLWAGNEPGFGVPWIYNYLGAPWKTQRTVNRVRGLFAATPDGAPGNDDLGALSSWYVWAALGLYPITAGTPILTVNTPLFDRAVISLPADKFIQLSAPGASAPSHMRYINGLRINGAATDQTYLPESIITTGGDVAFELAAVPNKQWGSGPSSAPPSFGAGGSAVTVNVPRPIIRIAPGTTRTVRVDLQRMITGIDEFTITGESSTGGITVVPTSGRFAENGSATTRVGITVDKSVDNEYYLTYLTTTAGATSRTSTVLVVVLGYDE; via the coding sequence ATGCGGTCACCGAGGTTGCTGCGGGGCCTTGCCGCGCTCCTCGCGGTGCTGGGCCTGTTGCTGCCGTTGATTGCGGCCGCGCCGCCGCGTGCCTACGACGGCGAACCGTCGTTGGTGGCTAACCCCGTCGACTACGTCGACACGCTGGTCGGCACCGGGACCGGGGGCGAGATCGTCGGGGAGATCAACAATTTCCCCGGCGCAGCGGTGCCGTTCGGCATGGTGCAGTACTCGCCGGACACCACCGACAACTATGCCGGCTACGACTACCAGAATCCCCGTTCCACCGGGTTCAGCATGACGCACGCCTCGGTGGGCTGCGCTGCCTTCGGCGACATTTCGGTGTTGCCCACCACCACCGCGATCAGTGCGCAACCTTGGCGCGGGGCCGAGCGGATTGCCCACGACGACAGCGAAGTGGGGGTCCCCGGCTATTACTCGGTGCACTTTCCGGCCACCGGGGTGACCGCGGAGCTCACTGCCACCACCCGCACCGGCTTCGGCCGGTTCAGCTACCCGCGCGATGGCCGGCCGGCCTTGCTGCGGGTGCAGTCCGGGGCGTCGCTGGCGGGCAACTCGCGCTCGACAATCCAGCTCGGGGCGGACAACACCACGATCACCGGTTGGGCGACCAGCGGCGGATTCTGCGGCAAGAACAACACCTACACCGTGTACTTCGCGATGAAGTTCAACCAGCCGTTCATCTCCTACGGCGCGTGGGACGGCTACGCGGTCTACGCCGGGGTCCGCGGCGCGCATTCCCGGCGCAGCGGGGCTTATGTGGAGTTTCCGTCCGGCGCCGCACTCGAGGTGCAAACCGCGATCTCCTACGTGGGCATCGACGGCGCACGAGCGAACCTCGCGGCCGAGGGGGCGGCGAGTTTCGACGACGTTCGCACCGCCGCCGCGAGGGAGTGGAACGCGGCGTTGTTGCGCATCGCGGTGGCCGGCCGTGACCCCGACGAGCTGGTGACCTTCTACAGCTGCCTCTACCGTTCACTGTTGCACCCCAACACCTTCAACGATGCCGACGGTCGATACCTCGGGTTTGACGGTGCCATTCACACGGTGCCCCAGGGACATACCCAATATGCCAATTTCTCCGACTGGGACACCTATCGCAGCCTGGCCGCTCTGCAAGGGCTGCTCTTCCCCAGCCAGGCCAGCGACATGGCCCAGTCACTGGTCAACGACGCAGAGCAGAGCGGTGCGTTTCCGCGCTGGCCCCTTGCGAATTCGTCGACGGGCATGATGACCGGGGACAATGCGGTGCCGCTGATCGTAAATCTCTATACCTTCGGCGCCAAGGACTTCGACGTTCACACCGCGCTGCGTTACATGGTGAACGCGGCGACGCGGGGCGGCGTCGGCCTCAACGGTTATGTCGAGCGGCCGGGAATCACCACCTACCAAGAGTTGGGTTTCGGGCCGCAGGTGAGCGAATTCGCTACCGGCGGGCGCATCGCGGGCGCATCGATCACCCTGGAATGGGCCATCGACGACTTCACCATCTCCCGATTCGCGCAGGCGTTGGGCGACGACAAGACCGCCGCCGAATTCCAGCACCGGTCGCAGTACTGGCAGAACCTGTTCAACCCCAGCACCGGTTTCATCTCGCCACGGGATCGGATGGGATTCTTCCCCGACGGCCCGGGATTCACCGAGATCCCGGAGGGGTTTGGTCAAGACGGATTCGACGAGGGCAACGCCGAGCAATATCTGTGGATGGTGCCACAAAACATCGCCGGCCTGGTGACAGCGCTGGGCGGCCGTGCGGCGGCGGAAAACCGGCTGGATCGCTTCACCAAGAAGCTCAACGTGGGTCCAAACCAGCCCTACCTGTGGGCCGGCAATGAGCCGGGTTTCGGGGTGCCGTGGATCTACAACTACCTGGGAGCGCCGTGGAAGACGCAGCGGACGGTCAACCGAGTGCGCGGCCTGTTCGCGGCCACGCCCGACGGCGCGCCCGGCAACGACGATCTGGGCGCGCTGTCCAGCTGGTATGTCTGGGCGGCACTCGGTCTGTATCCGATCACGGCGGGGACGCCGATCCTGACGGTGAATACCCCCTTGTTCGACCGGGCCGTAATCAGCCTCCCCGCAGACAAATTCATCCAGCTTTCCGCGCCCGGCGCGTCCGCGCCCAGCCACATGAGGTACATCAATGGGCTGCGCATCAACGGTGCGGCCACTGACCAGACCTATCTTCCGGAGTCGATCATCACGACAGGCGGCGACGTCGCCTTTGAGCTTGCCGCCGTTCCCAACAAGCAGTGGGGTAGCGGACCGTCATCGGCGCCACCGTCGTTCGGCGCGGGCGGCTCGGCGGTGACGGTCAATGTCCCGCGGCCCATCATCAGGATTGCGCCCGGAACGACGCGAACCGTCAGGGTCGACCTACAACGGATGATCACCGGCATCGACGAGTTCACCATCACCGGAGAGTCCTCGACCGGCGGGATCACGGTGGTACCCACCTCTGGACGATTCGCCGAGAATGGATCGGCCACGACCCGGGTCGGAATCACGGTGGACAAGTCGGTCGACAACGAGTACTACCTGACGTATCTGACCACCACCGCCGGTGCAACCAGCCGGACATCGACCGTGCTGGTTGTGGTCCTCGGCTATGACGAGTGA
- a CDS encoding lysylphosphatidylglycerol synthase transmembrane domain-containing protein — protein MRVDGREITVSGSLLPPITRRTNDIIWLVVAVVFLVVVVTSSVITRPRWVALEKSISEIVGVLTPTQSDLVYLAYGAAILALPFVILIGLIVSRQWKLLGAYAAAAIMAVLPLSISSNRISAPRWHFDLSEKLTTLPAQFLDDPRWIAMVAAVLTVSGPWLPARWRHWWWGLLLAFVPIHLVISAIVPARSLLGLAVGWFVGALVVLVVGTPALEVPLEGAVRAMAKRGFAVSMLTVVRPGGAGPLVLAATSPDPECRAAIELYGPHQRSGGALRQLWWKLRLRGSETAPLQASMRRAVEHRALMAIAIGEAGVANTSTIALAALDREWTLYAHNPVRGTPLDECTAQTPVGRVWESLRTLNDYQISHGDLRCHEITVDEDKVLFGGFGNAEYGATDAQLQSDIAQLLVTTSALYGAQPAVNAAIEAFGKDTILMASRRLTKSAVPKRIRESVANAKTVIAGARTEVKRQTGADQIESQTITRFSRSQFIQLVLIGALVYVAYPFISTVPTFFSQLRTANWTWALLGLAVSALTYVGAAAALWTCADGQVSFWRLSIVQVANTFAATTTPAGVGGLALSTRFLQKSGLSALRATAAVALQQSVQVIVHLALLILFSTVAGTSTDLSHFVPTGTVVYLIAGVALGIIGTFLFVPNLRRWLSTEVRPKLKEVTSDLIVLGREPKRLAIILLGCAGTTLGAALALWASIEAFGGGTTFVTVTVVTMVGGTLASAAPTPGGVGAVEAALIGGLAAFGVPAAIGVPSVLLYRVLTCWLPVFLGWPIMRWLTKSEMI, from the coding sequence ATGCGAGTTGACGGACGCGAGATCACCGTTTCCGGTAGCTTGCTGCCTCCGATAACCAGACGCACCAACGACATCATCTGGCTGGTCGTAGCGGTGGTCTTCCTCGTGGTCGTGGTGACGAGTTCGGTGATCACCCGCCCGCGGTGGGTGGCGTTGGAGAAATCGATCTCCGAAATTGTCGGCGTTCTTACCCCCACCCAATCCGATCTGGTTTACCTGGCTTACGGTGCGGCGATTCTGGCGTTGCCATTCGTGATTCTGATCGGGCTGATCGTGAGCCGACAATGGAAACTGCTCGGCGCCTACGCGGCCGCGGCAATCATGGCCGTTCTGCCGTTGTCGATCAGCAGCAACCGAATTTCGGCCCCCCGGTGGCATTTCGACCTGTCCGAGAAGCTCACCACCCTGCCGGCCCAGTTTCTGGATGACCCGCGGTGGATAGCGATGGTCGCGGCGGTACTCACCGTGTCAGGCCCCTGGCTGCCCGCCCGCTGGCGACATTGGTGGTGGGGATTGTTGTTGGCCTTCGTGCCGATCCACCTGGTCATCAGCGCCATCGTGCCGGCCCGTTCGTTGCTGGGACTGGCCGTGGGGTGGTTCGTCGGCGCGCTGGTGGTCCTAGTCGTTGGCACGCCCGCTCTCGAGGTGCCCTTGGAAGGTGCGGTCCGTGCCATGGCCAAGCGTGGATTCGCGGTATCGATGCTCACGGTGGTGCGGCCGGGCGGCGCCGGTCCACTAGTGCTGGCGGCCACCTCCCCCGACCCCGAATGCCGGGCGGCTATCGAGTTGTACGGCCCGCATCAGCGCAGCGGCGGCGCACTGCGGCAACTTTGGTGGAAGCTGCGACTGCGCGGCTCCGAAACCGCACCGCTGCAGGCCTCCATGCGCCGCGCGGTCGAGCACCGCGCCCTGATGGCCATCGCGATCGGGGAAGCGGGCGTCGCCAATACCTCGACCATCGCGCTGGCCGCGCTCGACCGCGAATGGACGCTGTACGCGCACAACCCGGTACGCGGGACACCGCTGGATGAATGCACCGCCCAGACACCGGTTGGCCGGGTGTGGGAATCGTTGCGAACGCTCAACGACTACCAGATCTCGCACGGGGACTTGCGCTGCCACGAGATCACAGTCGATGAGGACAAGGTCCTGTTCGGGGGGTTCGGCAACGCCGAATATGGGGCCACCGACGCCCAACTCCAATCGGATATCGCCCAACTCCTGGTGACCACCTCGGCACTGTACGGCGCGCAGCCCGCGGTGAACGCCGCGATCGAAGCATTCGGCAAAGACACCATCCTGATGGCCTCGCGCCGGCTCACCAAATCCGCCGTGCCCAAGCGCATCCGCGAATCTGTGGCCAACGCCAAGACCGTCATCGCCGGCGCCCGCACCGAGGTCAAGCGCCAGACCGGTGCCGATCAGATCGAGAGCCAGACGATCACCCGGTTCAGTCGCAGCCAGTTCATCCAACTGGTGCTGATCGGCGCGCTGGTGTACGTCGCGTATCCGTTCATCAGCACCGTGCCGACCTTTTTCTCCCAGCTCAGAACCGCCAACTGGACGTGGGCACTGCTCGGGTTGGCGGTGTCGGCACTGACCTATGTCGGCGCTGCGGCGGCATTGTGGACCTGCGCCGACGGGCAGGTCAGCTTCTGGAGGCTATCGATCGTGCAGGTGGCCAATACCTTTGCGGCAACAACCACCCCGGCCGGCGTCGGTGGCCTCGCACTGAGCACCCGGTTCCTGCAGAAGAGCGGTCTGAGCGCGTTACGGGCCACCGCAGCCGTAGCGCTGCAGCAGTCGGTCCAGGTGATTGTTCACCTGGCGTTGCTGATCCTGTTCAGCACCGTCGCGGGAACCTCAACCGATCTATCGCATTTCGTGCCCACCGGCACCGTGGTGTACCTGATCGCGGGTGTGGCGCTGGGCATCATCGGAACGTTCTTGTTCGTACCCAACTTGCGGCGCTGGCTGTCGACGGAAGTGCGTCCCAAGCTCAAAGAGGTCACCAGCGACCTGATTGTGCTGGGCCGGGAGCCCAAGCGATTGGCCATCATCCTGCTGGGTTGCGCGGGAACGACTCTCGGCGCCGCGCTGGCGCTATGGGCCAGCATCGAAGCCTTCGGCGGCGGAACCACATTTGTCACCGTCACGGTGGTGACGATGGTCGGCGGGACGCTGGCCTCGGCCGCGCCGACACCCGGCGGTGTCGGCGCCGTCGAGGCGGCACTGATCGGTGGGCTGGCCGCGTTCGGGGTGCCCGCGGCGATCGGCGTTCCCTCGGTACTGCTGTACCGCGTGCTCACCTGCTGGCTACCGGTGTTTCTGGGCTGGCCGATAATGCGGTGGCTGACCAAGAGCGAAATGATCTAG
- a CDS encoding metal-dependent hydrolase family protein gives MEPNELHISNVKVFDSVDGRITGPVDVTVRGPVIASIAPAGAAALSDPAIDGTGKTLLPGLIDAHWHAMFTTIPAALAQVSEFGYVVARAVVSARETLLRGFTTVRDLGGPVFGVKQAIDEGSIPGPRIYPAGGFISQSGGHGDFRLPNEVPRGVCGHLSYTEIIGAAVIADGEAEVLRGAREMLRRGASQLKLMAGGGVTSAYDPLDVAQFTEAEMRAAVEAAENWGTYVTVHAYTPRAIRAAIAAGVRCVEHGQLIDEPTAALLAEKDIWWCLQPFLDDEDAVAVPPPSVPKFKQMVAGTDTAYQLAIKHGVKIAFGTDTLFDAKLASRQGAQLAKLTRWFTPAEVLQQATIRNAELLAMSGPRNPYPGRLGVVTEGALADLILVDGDPIADISLIARPDETFTTIIKNGRVVKGAAS, from the coding sequence ATGGAACCAAACGAGCTGCATATCTCAAACGTCAAGGTCTTCGACAGCGTCGACGGCCGGATCACCGGGCCGGTCGACGTGACCGTCCGCGGCCCCGTGATCGCCAGCATCGCACCGGCGGGCGCCGCGGCATTGTCCGACCCAGCCATCGACGGCACCGGCAAGACACTGTTACCCGGGCTGATCGATGCGCACTGGCATGCGATGTTCACCACCATCCCGGCAGCGCTGGCCCAGGTCAGCGAGTTCGGCTACGTGGTCGCCAGGGCCGTGGTCAGTGCCCGCGAGACACTGTTGCGCGGCTTCACCACCGTCCGCGACCTCGGTGGTCCGGTGTTCGGCGTCAAGCAGGCGATCGACGAGGGCTCGATTCCGGGCCCGCGGATCTACCCGGCGGGCGGCTTCATTTCCCAGTCGGGCGGGCACGGGGATTTCCGGCTGCCCAACGAGGTGCCGCGTGGGGTGTGCGGCCACCTGAGCTACACCGAGATCATCGGCGCGGCGGTGATCGCCGACGGCGAGGCCGAGGTATTGCGCGGGGCGCGGGAGATGCTGCGCCGCGGCGCGTCACAACTGAAGCTGATGGCCGGCGGTGGCGTCACCTCCGCATACGACCCGCTCGATGTTGCCCAGTTCACCGAGGCCGAAATGCGCGCGGCGGTGGAGGCCGCCGAAAACTGGGGCACCTACGTCACCGTGCACGCCTACACCCCTCGCGCCATCCGGGCCGCGATCGCCGCCGGTGTCCGCTGCGTCGAACACGGTCAACTGATCGATGAACCGACCGCCGCGCTGCTCGCCGAAAAGGACATCTGGTGGTGCCTGCAACCGTTCCTGGATGACGAGGACGCGGTGGCGGTGCCTCCCCCGAGCGTGCCCAAGTTCAAGCAGATGGTCGCGGGCACCGACACCGCATATCAGCTGGCGATCAAGCACGGCGTCAAGATCGCGTTCGGTACCGACACGTTGTTCGACGCCAAGCTCGCCAGCCGCCAGGGTGCTCAGCTGGCAAAGCTCACCCGCTGGTTCACGCCCGCCGAGGTGCTGCAGCAGGCGACGATCCGCAACGCCGAGTTGCTGGCGATGTCGGGGCCGCGCAACCCGTACCCGGGGCGGCTAGGCGTGGTTACCGAAGGCGCGCTGGCCGACCTGATCCTGGTCGACGGGGATCCGATTGCCGACATCTCGCTGATCGCCCGACCCGACGAGACGTTCACCACCATCATCAAGAACGGCCGGGTGGTCAAGGGTGCGGCGAGTTAG
- a CDS encoding class I SAM-dependent methyltransferase, translated as MARTEDDSWEITESVGATALGVASARAAETRSQHPLISDPFAQVFLDAVGDGVWNWHSAPQLPAELLEIEPDLPLQMEAMVSYMASRTAFFDEFFLDATRAGIGQAVILAAGLDSRAWRLPWPAGTTVFELDQPRVLEFKAATLAEHGAEPACGRVAVAVDLRQDWPTVLRQAGFDPSMPSVWSAEGLMPYLPAVAQDLLFERVQGLTVRASRIAVEALGPKFLDPQVRANRSARMERIRAVMARVEPQREIPRTDELWYFEEREDVGDWFRRHDWDVTVTPSGELMAGYGRAAAAQVEDRVPTNLFVAAQRK; from the coding sequence ATGGCGCGGACCGAGGACGACAGCTGGGAAATCACCGAGAGCGTCGGGGCGACGGCGCTGGGTGTGGCTTCGGCGCGGGCGGCCGAGACTCGAAGCCAGCATCCGTTGATCAGCGATCCATTCGCACAGGTATTCCTCGACGCGGTCGGCGACGGCGTGTGGAACTGGCACTCGGCGCCGCAACTGCCGGCCGAACTGCTCGAAATCGAACCGGATCTGCCGCTGCAGATGGAGGCGATGGTCAGCTACATGGCCTCGCGGACGGCGTTTTTCGACGAGTTCTTCCTGGACGCGACGCGCGCGGGGATCGGTCAGGCGGTGATCCTGGCGGCCGGACTGGACTCGCGCGCCTGGCGGCTGCCCTGGCCAGCCGGCACGACGGTGTTCGAACTCGACCAGCCCAGGGTGCTGGAGTTCAAGGCTGCGACGTTGGCCGAGCACGGGGCCGAACCCGCCTGCGGCCGGGTCGCGGTCGCGGTAGACCTTCGTCAGGACTGGCCGACCGTGCTGCGCCAGGCCGGTTTTGACCCTTCGATGCCCAGCGTCTGGTCCGCCGAAGGGCTGATGCCGTACTTGCCCGCGGTGGCCCAGGACCTGCTGTTCGAGCGGGTTCAGGGACTGACCGTGCGCGCAAGCCGCATCGCCGTCGAGGCGCTGGGGCCGAAGTTCCTCGACCCGCAGGTTCGGGCCAACCGAAGTGCCCGGATGGAGCGGATCCGGGCGGTGATGGCGCGCGTGGAGCCGCAGCGGGAGATCCCCCGCACCGACGAACTGTGGTACTTCGAGGAACGCGAAGACGTCGGCGACTGGTTCCGGCGTCACGACTGGGACGTTACGGTGACGCCGTCGGGCGAGCTGATGGCCGGTTACGGCCGCGCGGCCGCAGCTCAGGTCGAGGACCGGGTGCCCACGAACCTGTTCGTCGCCGCGCAGCGCAAGTAG
- the recD gene encoding exodeoxyribonuclease V subunit alpha, with amino-acid sequence MTIEVVDPADWRQAASASGPLRTFNEAGVIDAADVHVAQRLAAMSGESDPVVLLAIAFVVRALRGGSVCVDLSTIEAQVGIAELPWPAAGEWLAAVRASPLVGSPTVLRLHEDNLVYLDRYWREEQQVADDIAALLAARASASSPAIEVNRLFPPGYEEQRAAAKIALAQGLTVLTGGPGTGKTTTVARLLALFAEQAQLAGKARLRIALAAPTGKAAARLHEAVQSQIDKLDAVDQQRVRGLQATTLHRLLGSRPDTSSRFRHHRGNRLPHDVIVIDETSMVSLTMMARLLEAVRPQTRLLLVGDPDQLASVEAGAVLADLVDGLGARHDTHVAALRRLHRFGESIGQLAAAIRGGDADRVVEILRAGDDHIEWINAADPTPQLRNVLLPHALELRHAGALGDTAAALATLDEQRLLCAHRRGPYGIAHWNHQVQRWLTEATGEPIWSSWYAGRPVLVTANDYGLGVYNGDTGVAVLDGTNRAATPGALRVVIAGAQEPLKFATSRLSDVETMHAMTIHKSQGSQADDVTVLLPPADSRLLTRELFYTAVTRAARKVRIVGPECDVRAAIARRAIRATGLRSRLQP; translated from the coding sequence ATGACCATCGAGGTTGTCGACCCGGCGGACTGGCGGCAGGCCGCGAGCGCGTCCGGACCGCTGCGGACGTTCAATGAAGCCGGTGTCATCGATGCGGCCGATGTCCATGTCGCGCAACGCCTTGCGGCCATGTCTGGCGAGTCCGACCCGGTGGTGTTGCTGGCCATCGCGTTCGTGGTGCGCGCGCTGCGGGGCGGTTCGGTGTGTGTCGACCTGTCCACCATCGAGGCACAAGTCGGGATCGCCGAACTCCCCTGGCCGGCGGCCGGCGAATGGCTGGCCGCGGTTCGGGCCAGCCCGCTGGTCGGGTCACCGACGGTGCTGCGCCTGCACGAGGACAATCTGGTCTATCTGGACCGGTACTGGCGCGAAGAACAGCAGGTCGCCGACGACATCGCGGCCCTGCTGGCCGCCCGGGCCAGCGCATCGAGCCCGGCTATCGAGGTCAACCGGCTGTTTCCACCCGGCTACGAAGAGCAGCGCGCGGCCGCGAAGATTGCGCTGGCGCAGGGCTTGACGGTGCTGACCGGTGGACCGGGGACCGGTAAAACCACCACGGTGGCGCGGCTGTTGGCCCTGTTCGCCGAGCAGGCACAGCTCGCCGGCAAGGCGCGACTGCGCATTGCACTGGCCGCACCGACCGGCAAGGCCGCGGCCAGACTGCACGAGGCGGTGCAGTCGCAGATCGACAAACTCGATGCCGTAGATCAGCAACGGGTTCGTGGGCTACAGGCGACCACATTGCACCGGCTGCTGGGCAGCCGGCCCGACACCTCATCACGGTTTCGCCATCATCGCGGCAATCGGCTGCCGCATGACGTGATCGTCATCGATGAGACGTCGATGGTATCGCTGACCATGATGGCTCGCCTGCTCGAAGCGGTGCGTCCGCAGACGCGGCTGCTTCTTGTCGGCGATCCCGACCAACTGGCGTCGGTGGAGGCGGGCGCGGTGTTGGCCGACCTGGTGGACGGACTGGGCGCGCGCCACGACACCCACGTCGCGGCACTGCGCAGACTGCATCGGTTCGGCGAGTCGATCGGCCAGTTGGCGGCGGCCATCCGCGGCGGCGACGCCGACCGGGTTGTCGAGATCTTGCGGGCGGGCGACGACCACATCGAGTGGATCAACGCCGCCGACCCGACCCCGCAGCTGCGCAATGTGCTGCTGCCACACGCCCTCGAGCTTCGACACGCCGGCGCGCTCGGTGATACCGCGGCCGCGCTGGCAACACTCGACGAGCAACGGCTGTTGTGCGCACACCGGCGTGGACCGTATGGAATCGCGCACTGGAACCACCAGGTGCAGAGATGGCTCACCGAAGCAACGGGCGAGCCGATCTGGTCGAGCTGGTATGCCGGACGGCCGGTGTTGGTGACCGCCAACGACTATGGGCTCGGCGTGTACAACGGCGACACCGGGGTGGCCGTCCTGGATGGCACGAACCGCGCCGCGACTCCGGGCGCGCTGCGGGTCGTCATCGCCGGCGCGCAGGAGCCGCTGAAGTTCGCGACCAGCCGACTATCTGATGTGGAAACCATGCATGCCATGACGATCCACAAGAGCCAGGGCAGTCAAGCCGACGACGTGACCGTGCTGCTGCCGCCGGCGGATTCCCGGTTACTGACCCGCGAACTGTTCTACACGGCGGTAACCCGGGCCGCCCGCAAGGTGCGCATCGTCGGGCCGGAATGCGACGTACGGGCCGCGATCGCGCGCCGGGCGATCCGGGCGACCGGGTTGCGTTCCCGATTGCAGCCGTGA